In one Amia ocellicauda isolate fAmiCal2 chromosome 2, fAmiCal2.hap1, whole genome shotgun sequence genomic region, the following are encoded:
- the LOC136762017 gene encoding cathelicidin antimicrobial peptide-like has product MSAVTLLLALAVLAPVSLAKSTFGFGDALSAATAHYNQISKESKAFKPPQKSPLLGMSMFIPGDGSSTEYTIRFTLKETLCPKSVDYKKEECAYKENGALLKCSSIVTVAKQRPGEADTVAVTCVEVTDPAERKKLEATPDFWSLFG; this is encoded by the exons ATGTCTGCTGTAACCCTGCTGCTCGCCCTGGCCGTCCTGGCCCCTGTGTCTCTGGCCAAGAGCACCTTCGGTTTCGGGGACGCCCTCTCTGCAGCCACGGCTCATTACAACCAGATCAGCAAGGAGAGCAAAGCTTTCAAACCTCCGCAGAAAAGTCCACTGCTGGGGATG TCGATGTTCATTCCGGGTGACGGCTCTTCAACTGAATATACCATAAGGTTCACTCTGAAAGAGACGCTGTGCCCCAAATCCGTGGACTATAAGAAGGAGGAATGTGCCTACAAGGAGAATGGG GCTCTGCTGAAGTGCAGTTCGATCGTCACTGTCGCGAAGCAGAGGCCCGGCGAGGCGGACACTGTGGCCGTGACGTGTGTCGAGGTCACAGACCCAGCGGAGCGCAAG AAACTGGAGGCAACCCCTGACTTCTGGAGCCTGTTTGGATGA